The following proteins come from a genomic window of Malus domestica chromosome 02, GDT2T_hap1:
- the LOC103403058 gene encoding uncharacterized protein isoform X1 has translation MWHEARRSERKVHDMMDAARKRAQRRAVFLAKRRGDPQQSIQVVGSRCRLYRDDGLYQAAEDQQGLIPWNGKQDVLIDRFDGRALLDFIRDTRHLRAQEKSEEEEELEEFVNFERYRDLIKHRRRGFTDDEGLLHVDQEIEAKFTAPFAPKSRSQVQQPSAAKGSYSQVGYSYEGDGKDEAQFSDPDDNDEDDDEDEDDDDFNSDDSSDEGMDKIAKEFGVKRYGWLVYMDKKAKEEEKRQKEVIKGDPAIRKLSRKERRKASQIEREREREAARVTGSRVLHHDPYRETRRSPTYEAYPRSRRSRSRSYSPSYSRRYPRGRHSDDAHRSKPTTAKIEYITEFGGSGNKDGSKREGFSPPSSPPSQTDMLNRPSTGLILEALHVDPASGASPEKDKGTKVVKPPASTSSAIAKLTKGSTSVGPLKPQPVEKKETPQERLKRIMSKQLNKQIKKDTAAEIAKKREQERQRLEKLAETSRLSRSRRRSRSRSYSRSPPRRHRRSRSPSRSKSSRRRYSRSRSRSRSRSQSRSPSRTRNRSRTYSRSPRVRSRSRY, from the exons ATGTGGCACGAAGCTAGGAGATCGGAGCGGAAGGTCCACGACATGATGGACGCCGCTCGAAAGCGAGCTCAACGACGTGCCGTTTTCCTGGCCAAGCGCCGCGGCGACCCCCAGCAGTCGATCCAGGTCGTCGGCTCCCGTTGCCGCTTGTACCGCGATGACGGCCTCTACCAAGCCGCCGAGGACCAGCAAGGCCT GATTCCTTGGAATGGGAAGCAGGATGTTCTGATCGATAG ATTTGATGGCCGAGCTCTGCTCGATTTTATTCGAGATACCCGGCACTTGCGTGCTCAAGAAAAGTccgaagaagaggaggaattAGAAGAGTTTGTTAATTTTGAGCGTTATCGGGATTTAATTAAGCATCGTCGTAGAGGAT TTACCGATGATGAGGGTTTGCTACATGTGGATCAAGAGATAGAGGCCAAGTTTACTGCTCCTTTTGCTCCTAAGAG CAGGTCTCAGGTGCAACAACCTTCTGCTGCTAAGGGTTCTTATTCGCAGGTGGGGTACTCTTATGAAGGGGATGGAAAAGATGAGGCCCAGTTTTCGGACCCTGATGATAACGATGAAGATGATGACGAAgatgaggatgatgatgatTTCAACAGTGATGACAGCAGTGATGAAGGAATGGATAAAATAGCAAAAGAGTTTGGCGTAAAAAGATATGGTTGGCTTGTTTACATGGATAAGAAAGctaaggaggaggagaaaaggCAAAAAGAAGTGATCAAAGGCGATCCTGCAATT AGGAAGCTGAGTCGCAAGGAAAGAAGGAAGGCTTCTcagatagagagggagagagaaagagaagctGCACGTGTAACTGGAAGTAGGGTGCTCCACCATGACCCATACCG TGAAACTAGACGAAGTCCAACATATGAAGCTTACCCTCGCTCAAGAAG ATCAAGATCGCGATCATATTCACCATCATACTCACGGAGATATCCTCGCGGACGACATTCTGATGATGCTCATCGAAGCAAACCAACAACTGCTAAAATAGAATATATTACTGAATTCGGGGGATCCGGGAACAAGGATGGCTCTAAGCGTGAAGGGTTCTCTCCACCGTCATCTCCTCCCTCACAGACCGATATGTTAAACCG GCCTTCAACTGGTCTCATACTCGAGGCTCTGCATGTTGATCCTGCATCTGGTGCATCCCCTGAGAAGGATAAAGGCACTAAAGTGGTGAAACCACCAGCAAG CACATCTTCGGCTATAGCTAAGTTAACTAAGGGAAGTACTTCTGTTGGGCCATTGAAGCCGCAACCAGTGGAGAAGAAAGAAACTCCTCAAGAACGACTTAAAAGGATTATGAGTAAGCAGCTGAACAAACAGA TTAAGAAAGATACAGCTGCTGAAATAGCTAAAAAGCGAGAGCAGGAGCGTCAGAGGCTGGAAAAACTTGCAGAAACAAGCCGATTAAGTCGATCTAGGCGTCGTAGTCGCAGTAGGAGCTACAGCCGCTCTCCTCCAAG AAGACACCGACGTAGTAGAAGTCCGAGCAGAAGCAAGAGTTCGCGAAGGCGTTATTCCCGTTCCCGGTCTCGGTCTCGTTCTCGTTCTCAATCTCGCTCCCCCTCCCGAACTCGTAATCGTTCACGAACTTATTCCCGCTCGCCAAG GGTTAGGAGCCGTTCAAGATATTGA
- the LOC103403058 gene encoding uncharacterized protein isoform X3 — translation MWHEARRSERKVHDMMDAARKRAQRRAVFLAKRRGDPQQSIQVVGSRCRLYRDDGLYQAAEDQQGLIPWNGKQDVLIDRFDGRALLDFIRDTRHLRAQEKSEEEEELEEFVNFERYRDLIKHRRRGFTDDEGLLHVDQEIEAKFTAPFAPKSRSQVQQPSAAKGSYSQVGYSYEGDGKDEAQFSDPDDNDEDDDEDEDDDDFNSDDSSDEGMDKIAKEFGVKRYGWLVYMDKKAKEEEKRQKEVIKGDPAIRKLSRKERRKASQIEREREREAARVTGSRVLHHDPYRETRRSPTYEAYPRSRRSRSRSYSPSYSRRYPRGRHSDDAHRSKPTTAKIEYITEFGGSGNKDGSKREGFSPPSSPPSQTDMLNRPSTGLILEALHVDPASGASPEKDKGTKVVKPPASTSSAIAKLTKGSTSVGPLKPQPVEKKETPQERLKRIMSKQLNKQIKKDTAAEIAKKREQERQRLEKLAETSRLSRSRRRSRSRSYSRSPPRHRRSRSPSRSKSSRRRYSRSRSRSRSRSQSRSPSRTRNRSRTYSRSPRVRSRSRY, via the exons ATGTGGCACGAAGCTAGGAGATCGGAGCGGAAGGTCCACGACATGATGGACGCCGCTCGAAAGCGAGCTCAACGACGTGCCGTTTTCCTGGCCAAGCGCCGCGGCGACCCCCAGCAGTCGATCCAGGTCGTCGGCTCCCGTTGCCGCTTGTACCGCGATGACGGCCTCTACCAAGCCGCCGAGGACCAGCAAGGCCT GATTCCTTGGAATGGGAAGCAGGATGTTCTGATCGATAG ATTTGATGGCCGAGCTCTGCTCGATTTTATTCGAGATACCCGGCACTTGCGTGCTCAAGAAAAGTccgaagaagaggaggaattAGAAGAGTTTGTTAATTTTGAGCGTTATCGGGATTTAATTAAGCATCGTCGTAGAGGAT TTACCGATGATGAGGGTTTGCTACATGTGGATCAAGAGATAGAGGCCAAGTTTACTGCTCCTTTTGCTCCTAAGAG CAGGTCTCAGGTGCAACAACCTTCTGCTGCTAAGGGTTCTTATTCGCAGGTGGGGTACTCTTATGAAGGGGATGGAAAAGATGAGGCCCAGTTTTCGGACCCTGATGATAACGATGAAGATGATGACGAAgatgaggatgatgatgatTTCAACAGTGATGACAGCAGTGATGAAGGAATGGATAAAATAGCAAAAGAGTTTGGCGTAAAAAGATATGGTTGGCTTGTTTACATGGATAAGAAAGctaaggaggaggagaaaaggCAAAAAGAAGTGATCAAAGGCGATCCTGCAATT AGGAAGCTGAGTCGCAAGGAAAGAAGGAAGGCTTCTcagatagagagggagagagaaagagaagctGCACGTGTAACTGGAAGTAGGGTGCTCCACCATGACCCATACCG TGAAACTAGACGAAGTCCAACATATGAAGCTTACCCTCGCTCAAGAAG ATCAAGATCGCGATCATATTCACCATCATACTCACGGAGATATCCTCGCGGACGACATTCTGATGATGCTCATCGAAGCAAACCAACAACTGCTAAAATAGAATATATTACTGAATTCGGGGGATCCGGGAACAAGGATGGCTCTAAGCGTGAAGGGTTCTCTCCACCGTCATCTCCTCCCTCACAGACCGATATGTTAAACCG GCCTTCAACTGGTCTCATACTCGAGGCTCTGCATGTTGATCCTGCATCTGGTGCATCCCCTGAGAAGGATAAAGGCACTAAAGTGGTGAAACCACCAGCAAG CACATCTTCGGCTATAGCTAAGTTAACTAAGGGAAGTACTTCTGTTGGGCCATTGAAGCCGCAACCAGTGGAGAAGAAAGAAACTCCTCAAGAACGACTTAAAAGGATTATGAGTAAGCAGCTGAACAAACAGA TTAAGAAAGATACAGCTGCTGAAATAGCTAAAAAGCGAGAGCAGGAGCGTCAGAGGCTGGAAAAACTTGCAGAAACAAGCCGATTAAGTCGATCTAGGCGTCGTAGTCGCAGTAGGAGCTACAGCCGCTCTCCTCCAAG ACACCGACGTAGTAGAAGTCCGAGCAGAAGCAAGAGTTCGCGAAGGCGTTATTCCCGTTCCCGGTCTCGGTCTCGTTCTCGTTCTCAATCTCGCTCCCCCTCCCGAACTCGTAATCGTTCACGAACTTATTCCCGCTCGCCAAG GGTTAGGAGCCGTTCAAGATATTGA
- the LOC103403058 gene encoding uncharacterized protein isoform X2, producing MWHEARRSERKVHDMMDAARKRAQRRAVFLAKRRGDPQQSIQVVGSRCRLYRDDGLYQAAEDQQGLIPWNGKQDVLIDRFDGRALLDFIRDTRHLRAQEKSEEEEELEEFVNFERYRDLIKHRRRGFTDDEGLLHVDQEIEAKFTAPFAPKRSQVQQPSAAKGSYSQVGYSYEGDGKDEAQFSDPDDNDEDDDEDEDDDDFNSDDSSDEGMDKIAKEFGVKRYGWLVYMDKKAKEEEKRQKEVIKGDPAIRKLSRKERRKASQIEREREREAARVTGSRVLHHDPYRETRRSPTYEAYPRSRRSRSRSYSPSYSRRYPRGRHSDDAHRSKPTTAKIEYITEFGGSGNKDGSKREGFSPPSSPPSQTDMLNRPSTGLILEALHVDPASGASPEKDKGTKVVKPPASTSSAIAKLTKGSTSVGPLKPQPVEKKETPQERLKRIMSKQLNKQIKKDTAAEIAKKREQERQRLEKLAETSRLSRSRRRSRSRSYSRSPPRRHRRSRSPSRSKSSRRRYSRSRSRSRSRSQSRSPSRTRNRSRTYSRSPRVRSRSRY from the exons ATGTGGCACGAAGCTAGGAGATCGGAGCGGAAGGTCCACGACATGATGGACGCCGCTCGAAAGCGAGCTCAACGACGTGCCGTTTTCCTGGCCAAGCGCCGCGGCGACCCCCAGCAGTCGATCCAGGTCGTCGGCTCCCGTTGCCGCTTGTACCGCGATGACGGCCTCTACCAAGCCGCCGAGGACCAGCAAGGCCT GATTCCTTGGAATGGGAAGCAGGATGTTCTGATCGATAG ATTTGATGGCCGAGCTCTGCTCGATTTTATTCGAGATACCCGGCACTTGCGTGCTCAAGAAAAGTccgaagaagaggaggaattAGAAGAGTTTGTTAATTTTGAGCGTTATCGGGATTTAATTAAGCATCGTCGTAGAGGAT TTACCGATGATGAGGGTTTGCTACATGTGGATCAAGAGATAGAGGCCAAGTTTACTGCTCCTTTTGCTCCTAAGAG GTCTCAGGTGCAACAACCTTCTGCTGCTAAGGGTTCTTATTCGCAGGTGGGGTACTCTTATGAAGGGGATGGAAAAGATGAGGCCCAGTTTTCGGACCCTGATGATAACGATGAAGATGATGACGAAgatgaggatgatgatgatTTCAACAGTGATGACAGCAGTGATGAAGGAATGGATAAAATAGCAAAAGAGTTTGGCGTAAAAAGATATGGTTGGCTTGTTTACATGGATAAGAAAGctaaggaggaggagaaaaggCAAAAAGAAGTGATCAAAGGCGATCCTGCAATT AGGAAGCTGAGTCGCAAGGAAAGAAGGAAGGCTTCTcagatagagagggagagagaaagagaagctGCACGTGTAACTGGAAGTAGGGTGCTCCACCATGACCCATACCG TGAAACTAGACGAAGTCCAACATATGAAGCTTACCCTCGCTCAAGAAG ATCAAGATCGCGATCATATTCACCATCATACTCACGGAGATATCCTCGCGGACGACATTCTGATGATGCTCATCGAAGCAAACCAACAACTGCTAAAATAGAATATATTACTGAATTCGGGGGATCCGGGAACAAGGATGGCTCTAAGCGTGAAGGGTTCTCTCCACCGTCATCTCCTCCCTCACAGACCGATATGTTAAACCG GCCTTCAACTGGTCTCATACTCGAGGCTCTGCATGTTGATCCTGCATCTGGTGCATCCCCTGAGAAGGATAAAGGCACTAAAGTGGTGAAACCACCAGCAAG CACATCTTCGGCTATAGCTAAGTTAACTAAGGGAAGTACTTCTGTTGGGCCATTGAAGCCGCAACCAGTGGAGAAGAAAGAAACTCCTCAAGAACGACTTAAAAGGATTATGAGTAAGCAGCTGAACAAACAGA TTAAGAAAGATACAGCTGCTGAAATAGCTAAAAAGCGAGAGCAGGAGCGTCAGAGGCTGGAAAAACTTGCAGAAACAAGCCGATTAAGTCGATCTAGGCGTCGTAGTCGCAGTAGGAGCTACAGCCGCTCTCCTCCAAG AAGACACCGACGTAGTAGAAGTCCGAGCAGAAGCAAGAGTTCGCGAAGGCGTTATTCCCGTTCCCGGTCTCGGTCTCGTTCTCGTTCTCAATCTCGCTCCCCCTCCCGAACTCGTAATCGTTCACGAACTTATTCCCGCTCGCCAAG GGTTAGGAGCCGTTCAAGATATTGA
- the LOC103403058 gene encoding uncharacterized protein isoform X4: MWHEARRSERKVHDMMDAARKRAQRRAVFLAKRRGDPQQSIQVVGSRCRLYRDDGLYQAAEDQQGLIPWNGKQDVLIDRFDGRALLDFIRDTRHLRAQEKSEEEEELEEFVNFERYRDLIKHRRRGFTDDEGLLHVDQEIEAKFTAPFAPKRSQVQQPSAAKGSYSQVGYSYEGDGKDEAQFSDPDDNDEDDDEDEDDDDFNSDDSSDEGMDKIAKEFGVKRYGWLVYMDKKAKEEEKRQKEVIKGDPAIRKLSRKERRKASQIEREREREAARVTGSRVLHHDPYRETRRSPTYEAYPRSRRSRSRSYSPSYSRRYPRGRHSDDAHRSKPTTAKIEYITEFGGSGNKDGSKREGFSPPSSPPSQTDMLNRPSTGLILEALHVDPASGASPEKDKGTKVVKPPASTSSAIAKLTKGSTSVGPLKPQPVEKKETPQERLKRIMSKQLNKQIKKDTAAEIAKKREQERQRLEKLAETSRLSRSRRRSRSRSYSRSPPRHRRSRSPSRSKSSRRRYSRSRSRSRSRSQSRSPSRTRNRSRTYSRSPRVRSRSRY; encoded by the exons ATGTGGCACGAAGCTAGGAGATCGGAGCGGAAGGTCCACGACATGATGGACGCCGCTCGAAAGCGAGCTCAACGACGTGCCGTTTTCCTGGCCAAGCGCCGCGGCGACCCCCAGCAGTCGATCCAGGTCGTCGGCTCCCGTTGCCGCTTGTACCGCGATGACGGCCTCTACCAAGCCGCCGAGGACCAGCAAGGCCT GATTCCTTGGAATGGGAAGCAGGATGTTCTGATCGATAG ATTTGATGGCCGAGCTCTGCTCGATTTTATTCGAGATACCCGGCACTTGCGTGCTCAAGAAAAGTccgaagaagaggaggaattAGAAGAGTTTGTTAATTTTGAGCGTTATCGGGATTTAATTAAGCATCGTCGTAGAGGAT TTACCGATGATGAGGGTTTGCTACATGTGGATCAAGAGATAGAGGCCAAGTTTACTGCTCCTTTTGCTCCTAAGAG GTCTCAGGTGCAACAACCTTCTGCTGCTAAGGGTTCTTATTCGCAGGTGGGGTACTCTTATGAAGGGGATGGAAAAGATGAGGCCCAGTTTTCGGACCCTGATGATAACGATGAAGATGATGACGAAgatgaggatgatgatgatTTCAACAGTGATGACAGCAGTGATGAAGGAATGGATAAAATAGCAAAAGAGTTTGGCGTAAAAAGATATGGTTGGCTTGTTTACATGGATAAGAAAGctaaggaggaggagaaaaggCAAAAAGAAGTGATCAAAGGCGATCCTGCAATT AGGAAGCTGAGTCGCAAGGAAAGAAGGAAGGCTTCTcagatagagagggagagagaaagagaagctGCACGTGTAACTGGAAGTAGGGTGCTCCACCATGACCCATACCG TGAAACTAGACGAAGTCCAACATATGAAGCTTACCCTCGCTCAAGAAG ATCAAGATCGCGATCATATTCACCATCATACTCACGGAGATATCCTCGCGGACGACATTCTGATGATGCTCATCGAAGCAAACCAACAACTGCTAAAATAGAATATATTACTGAATTCGGGGGATCCGGGAACAAGGATGGCTCTAAGCGTGAAGGGTTCTCTCCACCGTCATCTCCTCCCTCACAGACCGATATGTTAAACCG GCCTTCAACTGGTCTCATACTCGAGGCTCTGCATGTTGATCCTGCATCTGGTGCATCCCCTGAGAAGGATAAAGGCACTAAAGTGGTGAAACCACCAGCAAG CACATCTTCGGCTATAGCTAAGTTAACTAAGGGAAGTACTTCTGTTGGGCCATTGAAGCCGCAACCAGTGGAGAAGAAAGAAACTCCTCAAGAACGACTTAAAAGGATTATGAGTAAGCAGCTGAACAAACAGA TTAAGAAAGATACAGCTGCTGAAATAGCTAAAAAGCGAGAGCAGGAGCGTCAGAGGCTGGAAAAACTTGCAGAAACAAGCCGATTAAGTCGATCTAGGCGTCGTAGTCGCAGTAGGAGCTACAGCCGCTCTCCTCCAAG ACACCGACGTAGTAGAAGTCCGAGCAGAAGCAAGAGTTCGCGAAGGCGTTATTCCCGTTCCCGGTCTCGGTCTCGTTCTCGTTCTCAATCTCGCTCCCCCTCCCGAACTCGTAATCGTTCACGAACTTATTCCCGCTCGCCAAG GGTTAGGAGCCGTTCAAGATATTGA